One region of Oryza sativa Japonica Group chromosome 10, ASM3414082v1 genomic DNA includes:
- the LOC107279102 gene encoding uncharacterized protein yields the protein MGEEPADGAVIGEAISGEAGVDEVRREGDESRRRRWERGEQCRTEVVFSADAVGGPMDEGEMNVAKRGTLEYARRDNHGEDENDNVHNHGDGMYGENAELPVDKGGYDSEESDGCKEEHSKLHVVFSLLQLKSTNGWSDKSFTELLQLIGDLLPADLDVCPVCKTPRYKGGDNDDDANDDSGGPDLKKRKVPVKVAIIPRIERMFANKKHAKMMRWHHEERNKDGMIRHPADGSQWRKIDRKYKKHFAQETRNIRFGLSTDGMNPFGDLSSRHSMWPVALVIYNLPSWLCMKRKYIMMPFLIQGPRQPGNDIDVYFRPLVDDLKFLWNRSAQMWDAYKREYFTFRAMLFVTIQDYPCAGNTSGQTVKGGCACLQCMLETASRWLRYSKKTVYMRHRRFLPAGHHYCSNTRDFDGTVEEGTAPTQREGRDIFNEVKDIECIFGKGPSSTSATSKGGEKPFRKKKSIFWGLPYWKDLDVRHTIDVMHVEKNMCETLMGILLNIPGKTKDTLNARRDLVDMNIRPELHPQERHNGRQYLPPACYTLSAAEKISLLECLQSV from the exons GGCCAATGGATGAAGGAGAGATGAATGTTGCGAAGCGCGGTACGTTGGAATATGCCAGGAGA GACAATCATGGTGAAGATGAGAATGACAATGTGCATAATCATGGTGATGGAATGTACGGAGAAAATGCGGAGTTGCCTGTCGACAAAGGTGGATATGACAGTGAAGAATCAGATG GATGCAAAGAGGAGCACTCCAAGTTACATGTCGTCTTCTCGCTGCTGCAGTTGAAATCAACCAACGGATGGAGTGACAAGAGCTTCACAGAGCTTCTGCAGTTGATCGGAGACCTCCTTCCAGCGG ACTTGGATGTGTGTCCAGTTTGTAAAACACCGCGGTATAAGGGTGGAGATAACGATGATGATGCTAATGATGACAGTGGTGGCCCCGACCTAAAGAAAAGGAAAGTGCCCGTTAAGGTTGCAATAATCCCTCGGATTGAACGCATGTTTGCAAATAAGAAGCATGCAAAGATGATGCGTTGGCACCACGAAGAGCGTAACAAGGATGGGATGATAAGACACCCTGCCGACGGATCTCAATGGAGAAAGATAGATAGAAAATACAAAAAGCATTTTGCGCAGGAGACTAGGAATATAAGGTTTGGGCTGAGCACAGATGGGATGAACCCGTTCGGTGACTTGAGCAGTCGGCATAGCATGTGGCCAGTGGCACTTGTTATCTACAACCTTCCTTCATGGTTGTGCATGAAGCGCAAGTATATAATGATGCCATTTCTAATCCAAGGGCCTAGgcaacctggcaacgatattGATGTCTACTTCAGGCCATTAGTGGATGATCTTAAGTTTCTATGGAACCGGAGTGCGCAGATGTGGGATGCGTACAAAAGAGAGTACTTCACCTTCAGGGCAATGCTGTTTGTTACCATCCAAGATTACCCATGTGCTGGCAACACATCCGGGCAAACAGTGAAAGGTGGTTGTGCATGTCTGCAATGTATGCTGGAAACAGCGAGTAGGTGGCTAAGGTACTCCAAAAAGACCGTGTACATGCGGCATCGGAGGTTTCTTCCAGCCGGCCACCACTATTGTAGCAATACAAGAGATTTCGATGGCACTGTGGAGGAGGGTACAGCTCCAACACAACGTGAGGGCAGAGACATTTTCAATGAGGTGAAAGATATTGAATGTATATTTGGTAAGGGGCCTAGCAGTACAAGCGCAACGAGTAAGGGTGGTGAGAAACCTTTTCGGAAGAAGAAATCTATCTTTTGGGGACTACCATATTGGAAAGATTTGGATGTCCGCCAtacaatcgacgtgatgcacgtTGAGAAGAATATGTGCGAGACTTTGATGGGAATCCTGCTAAACATACCTGGCAAGACAAAGGATACGTTGAACGCACGAAGAGACCTCGTAGACATGAACATCAGGCCCGAGCTCCATCCTCAAGAACGTCACAATGGCCGCCAGTACCTACCTCCTGCATGCTACACCCTTAGTGCTGCAGAGAAAATAAGCCTGTTGGAATGCCTGCAGAGTGTCTGA